The following DNA comes from Pieris rapae chromosome 17, ilPieRapa1.1, whole genome shotgun sequence.
AACTTAATCTAAAGATATGACCGTTACAGACACACCTTGCGTTCGCGTCGAACATCGACTTTGGCACAGACAGCTGTATGTTAAACCACATAACTAACTACTTATTTACAACATGCAactataaaattctaatatcCTAACTAGTTAAggcgttttatttttagatagacTGCGAGCCTGTCTTGTTTTTTCCTGCCACCATTTAAGAGTTTCTTCGAATTGTTCGCGGTCTTCGGGTGTCACTTCTGGAAGGTGGATTTCTGGAAGCTCTTTCTTCAGTTCGACGCCATTGTATGGCGGCTCTTCAACAAAGGGTGTCTCCTCTTTGAATTTGTACTGGCCGAGAAGTAAATCGGAGTTGATAGAATCTAGTAATGGACCTTCATCGTAATTGGGCTGGATTTGTTGGTGAATCACATCGACGTACTTGACATCGAAATCACTTTCACTTAACTGAACCTCTGACTCACTGCAATAATTTTGTTCAGGAATAACTGTGAACTGCTCAGCGGAATTCGGGAATTGAAAATGGCTATCCAAAAGATGCTGGTTCATTTCGTCTTGGGCGAGGAGATCTGATGACGGCGTCAAGGGCTGTCCATTACCATCTTCCTCCTCATACAATCGAGGTGTGGATACCAGTTGAAACGCTTCAGATGCCTGTAGGTCAACATACTGTTGGGCTGATATTTTATGCAACGAACTGTCGAGGTCATCTTCTTCTAAATCCTCATCCTCTAGAGCAGGAGAGTTCAAACAGAAGTAGCTTCGTTCTTGACTATTCTCCCGAGGCGAAGACGACGCTGGAGAAGGAAAAGATTCCATTGATGGATTCGATAAGTTTTCTTTATCCGTATGTCCAATATTCAGTAGGCTTTCGAGGTTTCGTATATATTCCACGGCCATACGTAGTGTTTCCACTTTACTGAGTTTTTTGTTTGGTCCGCGGTTTGAATTGGCGTTTTCGAATGCCGCTGCTACCTCCTCTGGTATATGTCGGCGCAAGGCGGCAAAGCCGTCATTGACTTGACGTACTCGATTTCTTTCCCGCGCATTTCGTCGCGCTACGGCGAGCGGCGTAGCACTTCTTGCGTCTTCAGCCACATTGGTGTTCTCGCGGTACTTTGGACGTTTGGCAAATCCGTTATTGTTCTCTACGGTGTTAACTAATGAAGACACTGACACTGTGTTCGACTGGagtttttgtttctttctaACAATGACGATTTCACGTCTAACATTGTCGTTGTTTGTTATGTTCACTGAATTATTTACAGATTCTTGTAGCACCTGCGGCTTGAGCGGCGAATTGCGGAAGACAACGACCCCGATGGAACTCATGATGGGAAACTATTTTCACATATTAGAACTGGTCCTCCTTGTTAGTTCCGGTTGTGGATAGAATTAAAGTACTGTTATTACTGGGTTAGAATTATTTGTGTGGCGTCAGAGCGCCGTCCGTCGCGGGAATGGCGCGTGCCGTTCGTCCGCACCTGGGGTGGCTCGCGGCTCACGGGGGGATCAATAGGGGTAGGTACTTACGTTTGCTAGTTGCACACATGCTTTTTAAAAGGGCGGCTTGGGGAATCGTTTCGgctcatatttttattcatttctaCGTTGGCTTAAATGTAGGACATTAATGTAGCGGTTTTGAGAATTGAAGCACTTAATTTTAGATCTCCTACATAGATCGCGTCCAATAAACTGATTTGACGCCTCGTATATTCTTCGtttgcataaaaaatatatgtgttttaaattgagtttttgacttatacttattttattatatgcacaATAAATTAGCATATAGCAAATCTAACAGTTTTGATTCGAgttatagaataatattttatactatcaAAACTGTTTAGTTACATGAACCACAACGATTCCCCAAATTGATTTTTCGTATTCGATACTTTTCATGGGGTGTCGCACCCAACTACGACTGTGATAGTGTGCGTAGCACACACATGTAAACAATCAAATGAATTTCACGTAATAATATGATTGTGAGTAACAGGGATAAACCGTTCGCGTGTTTCATCGCCGCCTGCGCAGGGTGAGTTTGCAagctgttttaatttattagattaaaattacatacaagaaataccttaacataatataaatacgttCTAGAAAAtctttaatcttaatataataagcagATGGTAGAACAATATAGATAttgctattaaaatatctcaaaatacttataaagtaAATCCTATATGAAATCAAAGTTATTACAAGAtacatactattttattaaaactctaataaaaatcagtttaaTCAAAAAACAATCTAAAGCTAATCAGAGTCTTCTATTATGACCCGTTTCCCGCCAAATCATACTTTTTACCATAGATTATTGTCTATGTGTGCCACGTGTCTATTATAGCTGTGTGTGTACGCCTACGCCAGCTGCACTGCTTGTATCGGCACGCGCTGGTTTATTGTTCAGCTTCTATAGAAATGATAGAAGTTAATCACAGATAAAATTGAGTaacggatattttttttttaatatacggAAACATAAAACCtccttatttataaactaaatcatTTTAGCTAATTAACGCAGAACTCATTCGTCTGTCAGATTCTGTAAACGCGGTAAGAAATGTTAATCTATTTAGGACATAACATGAAATCGTACGTTTGTTAGGAGATAACTCAAAATACTTAACAAAACCGGCTttttacaagtattttttgtgtggaataattaaagaaacattaaatctaacttatatacctatagaaaacagttttataaaaaacaaaagaatattgtTACCTTCAAACATATTAAACAGATGTTTAGTGGGTATGTAGCGTGAATAGTTAGCAAGtccttattaaatacatttttatttggcTTTGTTTTGAAGGTCATAGCGTTTTTGCAGCTCCATATTAGGatctagtaaaaaaaatatattaaaaatattgacggAGTGTTCTTCACCAGTTCTTCCCGTTCATCGTTCCTCGACTACTTTCAGTTCTCCCAGCTTGCATTCATTGAAGAGCGATTCACGACGACCAGTCGCTTTCCAAGACGTTCCATCCTTGCcgtgcatcttctaccgcatttaccatgaagAGTTTTCAGAGGAGTTCCGATTAATGCCCACAGCTGAGTGTCACCGggcgtcaaggcagaatacttAATCCTCATTTCACCTCAAAGTCAGCCACAGAGTGGCGCCACTCATTGAAGTATTCCGAACAAATCGATAAGgtgcttcaagaaaagagtaaGTATACCAATTCAAAAAAACtgttgcgagccctctggcaaaaTGAATATGTGTATGGATGTTaaaacacttaacatcagataagcctcttgcccgtttgctattaaaaaaccagaaaagtaatttttttttgacgtgcatatcaaattgttaaatattttttaaatattatagcaaTGGTTAAGAACaaatgtacttaataacaCATACTTTACACGAAGATATTGTCATACCTtcacattataaaaaagtctAGTCATATTCTAAAGCGCCTACATTTTTTCCGCAGCAAAATGAATGATAGAAAACTTAAAGACGAAAATCTGAGGAGGCTGTCAATATGTGTTTACTAGTATGTTTAAGAACACTACTGTGGGGCATGGGAAAGATATTTCTGTTCACACGTGATCGATTTTCCTGTCAGGcgatttcgtttattttttttttcttcgtttatttctatttcctaaaaaaatgttcgtTTTCTCTTGGTTTGCACCCACTACAAAGTTAATCACGAGGCTAAAACTCATCACTATATATACTACTATGTGTAAATTTACTGATGTGAAACAGttcctaaaataaaattttaagaaatccCTTTTGGCATCCAAACTGTAATCCCTCCATAAGACAAAAATAACAGCAATGAGTTAAGTCTTCCTAATGCAGCAAAATGCATCCTGTAACTCAAGATGACTTTTTTCGCCGACAATCCGATCAGTAAGGTGAGTGCCGCCATCTTGCGAACATGTGGGAGACGCACCCCATGACCTAATGAGAGCTATATTTAGTTCACCATATGTTAATAGGGTTCTTAGAGGTGTAGCAGATTTAAAAGTCACTGTCAAAACATTCGAACCCTTTCTAGACTATTGCAAGTTCTCATCAAATCTgagatttataaattataatttgtatactcACCTACAAGATTATATCCATATAATTATTGCATTCATAGTCGCTGTGTGCTTAATTCTCGGGTAGTAACTGTGATTTGAATAGAAGTGCTTATAAAACTATGCATTGTCTATGTACACAAATGTACTTTGTATTTACCGTAGTAACGacgaaacaaaaatgtattcttaTTAAAGCGAGGATTAAATTTgtctttgtttaaatgttactAAGTTCTAATATATGATTACGAATAAAACCTCTTAGATGTCAAAGAGTTCTTGTACATTTGCTAACGCAATAGAACTAAACAAAGCCGTCTGCGAACCTGTGCATTTTCATTCAACCAGGTCCAGCTGTGTTTTGAATAGATTCCGCCGATTACCTTCAActataacctatctcaatacAGGTTGCCTTGAATTTGAGATTTGAACCCCAACCAGACGTATTATACCTTATGAGAATGCAAATAAAAGGGAACAACTTGTAAATTAGAGCTAAGGTCATCTAATAAAGGGGTTGCATCTAGACTAGAGTGAGTGATATTTCGTCATGGGGGAATAATTCTAAAGACCGTGCTTCCGGTGAATATTGTGCTAATTGTCAATTCGTTTTAGGCATTTCAAAGTTGTATAATGTTTGacgatataaacaaaaatatttgaattaaactaaaaaaatgcatattgATATCGTATCGATAAATGAGTATAAAGAGATGTTGGTAAAGAAAAATTCTTTGAACGcgtctttataatattatttttttgttaaataagtgGTTTCATAACGTATTCCAAACTCTTGATGTAGTGAGAATTGTATCTGTGACTTCccaaattataacatatttattgcaattgcaattaaaataaataatgaaacatattaaattagttaatgATAAGGTGAAGTAagtaaacattaacaatattttattttacttaagccATATAATTTAGTacggtgtccatgggcggcggtatcacttaacatcagatgagcctcctgcccatttgtcccctgttctatatataaaaaaaactttcaatttCGGTATAGTTAGGTGCTATCAGACTTGAATCTATTTGGTTTATTCCTTctcaaaaacaattatattttaaaacaaaggtTTTTTAAAAAGCTTCGTTTGTctaatttgtatacaaaaattgattataattaaaaatacataataagtcTTAAGACCTATATTTAAACCTTTATTTGAATtccttttca
Coding sequences within:
- the LOC110993635 gene encoding achaete-scute complex protein T8-like yields the protein MSSIGVVVFRNSPLKPQVLQESVNNSVNITNNDNVRREIVIVRKKQKLQSNTVSVSSLVNTVENNNGFAKRPKYRENTNVAEDARSATPLAVARRNARERNRVRQVNDGFAALRRHIPEEVAAAFENANSNRGPNKKLSKVETLRMAVEYIRNLESLLNIGHTDKENLSNPSMESFPSPASSSPRENSQERSYFCLNSPALEDEDLEEDDLDSSLHKISAQQYVDLQASEAFQLVSTPRLYEEEDGNGQPLTPSSDLLAQDEMNQHLLDSHFQFPNSAEQFTVIPEQNYCSESEVQLSESDFDVKYVDVIHQQIQPNYDEGPLLDSINSDLLLGQYKFKEETPFVEEPPYNGVELKKELPEIHLPEVTPEDREQFEETLKWWQEKTRQARSLSKNKTP